The proteins below are encoded in one region of Salvelinus namaycush isolate Seneca chromosome 39, SaNama_1.0, whole genome shotgun sequence:
- the LOC120032794 gene encoding hydrolethalus syndrome protein 1 homolog, with translation MEQLDFSEDEIQHQLEALGYNNIPRHRLHEFKRDLDELIRHEKSKSHSSSELNSTRSQSTIFKSPPAVTKVKVHQDNTAAFRNVFAQAGPSHHERRVLTSTYSRDNSNYGARQEYDSYTQHSVAPKYQRPSTAPNRLEVDPDLTDLQQLSFTVSQSSTPDRDTGAHGRPFIKRKVLRKHQGQVHVCDESTHSEDSGAVSGLGERLGAIHVSMSTHQESELESEDAGSLSDRSESDCLPSAFKAYRGMARSQSDSDIRPRPKSFIRPVMDHPHTRSLKKTDPVAKYFQYKQDWEMFKAPGEKDRKALHWEIREQLAYQPLPPKPRRVFVPNTYVVPTEKKRSALRWEIRHDLANGLLPPNNYRL, from the exons ATGGAACAGCTGGATTTCTCAGAAGATGAAATACAACACCAATTGGAGGCACTTGGTTACAACAACATACCAAGACACAGACTACATGAATTCAAAAGAG aTCTAGATGAACTGATCCGACATGAAAAATCTAAGAGCCACTCGTCCAGTGAATTGAACTCGACAAGATCTCAAAGCACCATCTTCAAAAGTCCTCCTGCAGTCACCAAGGTTAAAG TTCATCAGGATAACACCGCAGCCTTCAGAAATGTGTTTGCGCAGGCTGGTCCATCACACCATGAAAGACGG GTGCTAACCTCCACATACAGCAGAGACAACAGTAACTATGGTGCCAGACAGGAGTATGACTCCTACACTCAGCACTCTGTTGCCCCCAAGTACCAGCGCCCCTCAACAGCCCCTAATAGGCTGGAAGTGGATCCAGACCTAACTGACCTCCAGCAGTTATCGTTCACTGTCAGTCAGTCGTCCACACCAGACCGAGACACAGGAGCGCATGGGAGACCCTTTATTAAGAGGAAAGTCCTTAG GAAACATCAAGGCCAAGTTCACGTCTGCGATGAATCAACACATAGTGAAGATTCAG GTGCAGTGAGTGGGCTGGGGGAGCGTCTGGGAGCGATTCATGTGTCCATGTCCACCCACCAGGAGTCGGAGCTGGAGAGTGAGGATGCAGGCAGTCTGAGTGACAGGTCTGAATCAGACTGTCTCCCAAGTGCCTTCAAAGCCTACAGAGGCATG GCCAGATCTCAGAGCGATAGTGACATCAGACCCCGGCCCAAGTCGT TTATCCGCCCAGTGATGGATCACCCTCACACCAGAAGCCTGAAGAAGACCGACCCAGTGGCAAA GTATTTCCAGTACAAGcaggactgggaaatgttcaagGCACCAGGAGAGAAGGATAGGAAAGCACTGCACTGGGAAATCAGG GAACAGCTCGCGTACCAACCTCTACCA CCGAAGCCTCGAAGAGTATTTGTGCCCAACACCTACGTGGTGCCTACAGAGAAGAAACGCTCCGCCCTGAGATGGGAAATACGACATGACTTGGCCAATGGACTCCTACCGCCAAACAACTATCGACTCTAG
- the LOC120032795 gene encoding 39S ribosomal protein L4, mitochondrial-like has protein sequence MFRLSVIVCGRGICKKLASSFSGENVLPSNLRIPSNLVDRARAKRPPPPSDSSLPVLRRCDAAVPVHLSPVQTWVETLERRDSETLGLVDLHPDVFAVPTRIDILHEVELWQRNFKRISHAHTKVRSEVRGGGRKPWRQKGSGKARHGSIRSPIWRGGGVSHGPRGPTSFYYMLPMKVRVQGLKIALSSKLAQDYLHVVDTLNIPTPDPQYLMDLIRYRHWGESVLIVDAGEELPENILQATESLKTVNVIPAIGLNVHSMLKHEVLILTLEAVKFLENKLLWHDERFTPLYPFKLPYTDLP, from the exons ATGTTTCGTTTATCAGTTATAGTGTGTGGTCGAGGCATTTGTAAAAAG TTGGCTTCATCTTTCTCTGGAGAGAACGTTCTACCCTCAAATTTACGCATCCCTTCCAATCTCGTGGACCGTGCAAGAGCAA AGAGGCCTCCTCCTCCATCAGACTCCAGTCTTCCTGTGTTGAGGAGGTGTGATGCTGCCGTCCCCGTACACCTGAGCCCAGTACAGACATGGGTGGAGACGTTGGAGAGGCGGGACAGTGAAACTTTGGGTTTGGTTGACCTCCACCCCGATGTCTTTGCAGTCCCTACCAG GATTGACATACTCCATGAAGTTGAACTCTGGCAGAGAAATTTCAAGAGAATT AGCCATGCCCACACTAAGGTCAGATCGGAGGTGAGAGGTGGAGGAAGGAAACCCTGGAGACAGAAGGGAAGTGGCAAAGCACGACATGGAAGCATCAGGTCACCTAtatggagaggag GTGGTGTTTCTCATGGACCCAGAGGACCAACTAGTTTTTACTACATGTTGCCCATGAAAGTACGTGTTCAAGGACTAAAAATTGCCCTCAGCTCCAAACTGGCCCAG GATTATCTCCATGTGGTTGACACACTGAACATCCCCACACCTGACCCACAGTACCTCATGGACCTCATCAGATACCGACACTGGGGGGAGTCTGTTTTGATAGTGGATGC GGGTGAAGAGCTTCCTGAGAACATCCTTCAGGCCACTGAGAGCTTGAAGACTGTGAATGTCATTCCAGCCATAG GCCTGAACGTTCATAGCATGCTAAAACACGAGGTCCTGATCCTCACCCTGGAAGCAGTGAAGTTTCTGGAAAACAAGCTGCTTTGGCACGATGAACGCTTCACACCGCTGTACCCGTTCAAACTCCCCTACACTGACCTGCCTTGA